AAGGGTCCCTCCCGGAGGAACTTCGCCAGGGCCTCCCGTTCCAGGGGCTCGTCCTCCACCACCAGGACCTTCCAGGGCATGTTACCAGCCTCCTCTGCGCGGCGGCAGCACCACCCGGATCCGGGTGCCGTGGCCGAAGGCGCTGTCCACCTCGAAGCGCGCCGCCTCTCCGTAGTGCAGCCGCAACCGTTCCTCCACGTTGGCCATCCCCACCCCCCGGTGGGCCCCCTCCGCGTCGAAGCCCACCCCGTCGTCCGCCACCTCCACCACCAGGAAGCCTCGCTCCAGGGCGGTGCGGATGAGGATCTCCCCCCCCTGGGGGAGGGGTTCGATGCCGTGGGAGAGGGCATTCTCCACCAGGGGCTGGAGGAGCATGAAGGGCACCAGGAGTTCCTCCGTTCCCTCTCCCGCCTCGATCCGGGCGCGAAGGCGATCCCCGAAGCGCACCCCGTAGATGGCCAGGTAGCGGCGGATGCAGTCCAGCTCCATCCGCAGGGGCACCAGCTCCCCGTGGGCCTGCCGGTGGAGCACGTAGCGCAGGTATTCCGCCAGGTGCACCGTCAGGTCCTGGGTGCGGGGGGCGTTCTCGAAGAGGGCCAGCCGGGCGATGCTGTTGAGGGTGTTGAACATGAAGTGGGGGTTCAGCTGGCTTCGCAGGGCCTTCACCTGGGAGAGCTTCAGGCTCCGCTCCAGGGCCTCCTTGTGGCGCTGCTCCTGGATGAGGGAGATGCCCTTCTGGAGGAGCCGCCGCTCCGTGAGGTGCCGTTCGCAGAGCCCCACGATGTGGGATGCCACCAGGTGGAGGAGGTCCATGGAGTCCCGCACCGCGTGGTGGTCCACCACGGGGACGTGGAGGAACAGGTCGATGAGGGGGTCCGCCAGGCGCCCCGGGGCGAAGGCCCAGTCCCGCTGGGCGATGCCCTCCACCTCGGAGGTGGAGTAGCGCTCCAGGAGGACCTGGCCGCAGAGGAGCACCCCCACCATGCCCCCCTCCACGATGATGGGGCTGGCCATGTCCAGGAGACCGTGGGGGCACCGGTAGGCGAAGGTGCGTCCCACCTCCCGGGATCGGCGGCCTCCGGCGGCGTCGCTTTCGTAGCACCGGCAGCGCCCTTCGGGGAATTCCCGGATGGCCAGGCAGAAGGGGGTGAAGTTGCTGGGCTGGGTCACGGGGATGCCGTCGGTGGTGGTGATGATGGCCCCCACCTTCATGATCTTGGCGAACCGGTCCTGGATCTCCTGGAGTCGGGCGATCTCCGCCACCTGCTCCCACCAGGCCAGGCTGCCCGGGGTGAGCCCTCCTCCCTCCTCCTCCTTCCACAGGAGGAGCAGGGGGTCGTTCCAGGAGCCTCCGGAGGAATCCGGGGAAACGGGAAAGGCGGGGTCGCCGTTCAGGACGTTCACCTCCCGAGGATGGCCTTGCGCCCCCAGTGTAGCGTCCCGGGGAGAGGGGGGACAGCGGGGAGGGGAGGAAGCGGTCAAAAAAACCGCTTCCCCCGGGGATGCGTCCTCCGGGGAGCCCTCTATGCTGGGACCAAAGCCACGGGGAAGGGGGCGGCGAGGTGGCCTGGATCAAGCGTGGGGCCCTGATGGTGGACCTGAACAACCTGGAGCGGCTGGACGAGAAACGCAAGGACGGCTCCCTGCGGGGGCGCATCGTGGGGTGGGTGAACGAGGGGGTGGTACAGATCCCTTTGCTCAACACCTACTGGTGCTACGATGCCCTGCGGCGGGTGCACCAGGAATGGTTCCTCAAACGCCACCCGGACATGGTGGTGTTCGAGGGAGATCCCGCGGCGGCGGATGCCCTGTACCGGAAGCTTCAGGCCTGGCTGGCCGCCCCGAGTTACCGCCTCTTCGACGTGGACTACGAGCTGGAACGCCTGGGGGAGCCCCCGGGACGCTGACCTCCTCCCCCGCAAAACCGATCAAAAAAACGAACAAGTCCCCCTTGTCTTTCCTTCTTCCTTCTGCTTGGACAAAGGACTGCCGAAAAACCGCTCAAAAAGACCGCCCCCCCCCTGGATGCCCCCCGAAACGCCTTCGGGTATCTCTGGAAGCGCCGTGACGAACCGCGGTTTCCAAGGCGCCGCCCGAAGAGGGGGAAGGTCATGGGAGAGGGCAAGCAGCGCATCGTCCAGGAATACGTGCCGGGCAAGCAGGTCACCCTGGCCCATCTGATCCGCCGTCCCCGGCCGGATCTGTGCGAACGTCTGGGGGTGGACCACCCGGGAGCGGTGGGGATCATGACCATCACCCCGGGAGAGGGAGCCATCATCGCCGCGGACGCGGCGGGCAAGGCGGCGGACGTGCATGTCGAGTTCGTGGACCGTTTCACGGGGTGCCTCATGTTTACCGGAGAGGTCTCCTCGGTGGAGACGGGGCTTGTGGGGGCCGTCTCGGTCCTGGAGTCGGTGCTGGGCTTCGTGCCCGCTCCGATCACCAGGACCTAGGGGGCTCCCTTTCGTGTCTTCAGGGGGGGCGTCGCCCCGGAGGGTCATGGCCGTAGGCCCCGCCGGGGCGGGAAAGACCACCCTGCTGGCGGCCCTGGGGCTGACGGAGGGACGGGTCCGGAAGACCGAGATGGTGACCTTCTCCGCCTTCGCCATCGACACGCCGGGGGAGCTGCTGGACAATCCGAGGCTTTACCACGCCATCCTGATGAACGCCACCAAGGCGAGGGTGGTGCTGTTTCTGGCGGACGGAACGAGGGATTCCCGGTACCCCCCCGGGCTGGCCCGGTCCATCCGGGCTCCGGTGCTGGGGGTGGTGACCAAGAGCGACGAGGCCACGGCGGAAGGGGTTCGCCGGGCCCGGGAGGTGTTGCTCCGGGCGGGGGCGAGGGAGGTGAGGCGCTGTTCCTCCGTCACCGGAGAGGGGTTGCGGGAAATGAAGGAGCGAATCGAAGAACTGTTGGAGGAGGGGTGTTCCCGATGAACGGAGAAGCGCTGGGGCTCATCGAGACCCGAGGTCTGGTGGGGGCCATCGAGGCGGCGGACGCCATGGTGAAGGCCGCCAACGTGCACCTCATGGGGTACGAGAAGATCGGTTCGGGGTACGTCACCGTCATGGTCCGGGGGGACGTGGGGGCCGTGAAGGCCGCCACCGACGCGGGCGCTGCGGCGGCGAAGAAGGTGGGGGAGATCGTCTCCATCCACGTGATCCCCCGGCCCCACAGCGACACGGAAAAGATCCTGCCCAAGCTGGGCTGACGCGGAGGAGGTGCCCTAGATGGAACAGGACGTCATGAAGAAGGTCATGGACGAGGTGATGAAGCGCTTCGCCTCGGAGATTCCCGTGGAGGCCCCGAAGCCCGCCGTCGAGGCGGCCTGCGTTCCCGCGGGGGTCACGGAGTTCATCGGCACCGCCCGGGGCCACACCATCGGCCTGGTGATCGCCAACGTGGAGCCCCGGCTTCACGAGAAGATGGGCATCGACAAACGCTTCCGCTCCATCGGGATCATTTCCGACCGCATCGGGGCGGGGCCGCAGATCATGGCCGCCGACGAGGCGGTGAAGGCCACCAACACGGAGATCGTCTCCGTGGAGCTTCCCCGGGACACGGAGGGCGGGGCGGGGCACGGCTGCCTCATCGTCTTCGGGGCGGAGGACGTCTCCGACGCCCGTCGGGCGGTGGAGGTGACCCTGAAGGACCTGGACCGCACCTTCGGGGACGTGTGGGGCAACGAGGTGGGCTACCTGGAGCTGCAGTACACCGCCCGGGCCAGCTACTGCCTCAACAAGGCCCTGGGCGCCCCCCTGGGCCGGGCCTTCGGGCTCATCCTGGGGGCCCCCGCGGGGATCGGCCTGGTGATGTGCGACACCGCCCTGAAGGCAGCGGAGGTGGAGCCCTTCGCCTACTGCTCCCCCAGCAAGGGCACCAGCCTCACCAACGAGTGTTTCATCATGGTCACCGGCGACTCCGGGGCGGTTCGGCAGTCCATCATCTCCGCCCGAGAGGTGGGCTTGAAGCTGCTCCACTCCATGGGAGGCAAGCCCCAGACCAGCACCGTCTCCTACATCTAGGGGCCGACCGACCCGAAGGGGGTGGAAGGGATGGCACAAGCCAAGAGGAGCAAGCGATTCGAGATCCTGGAGAACCGACCCGTCCACAAGGACGGGTTCATCGGAGAGTGGGTGGACGTGGGCCTCATCGCCATGGACAGCCCCAACGATCCCAAGCCGTCGATCCGCATCGAGGGCGGCAAGGTGATGGAGATGGACGGCCGCACCCGGGACCAGTTCGACATGATCGAGCAGTTCGTGGCGGACTACGCCCTGGACACCGCCGTGGCCGTCGAGGCCATGGGGAAGAGCTGCCAGGAGCTGGCCCGGATGCTGGTGGACATCAACGTCCCCCGCCGGGAGGTGCGTCGCCTCTTCGGAGGGCTCACCCCGGCGAAGCTGGCGGGGGTCCTCTCGGTCATGAACATCGTGGAGATCATGATGGCCATGCAGAAGATGCGGTGCCGCCAGACTCCCGCCAACCAGGCCCACGTCACCAGCGCCAAGGACCACCCGGTGCTGCTGGCGGCGGACGCGGCGGAGGCGGCCCTGCGGGGGTTCGTGGAGATCGAGACCACCGTAGGGGTGGTGCGCTACGCCCCCTTCAACGCCCTGGCCCTGCTGGTGGGCGGCCAGGTGGGACGTCCGGGCACCCTGTCCCAGGACGCCCTGGAGGAGGCCTTCGAGCTTCAGATCGGCATGAGGGGCCTCACGGCCTACGCGGAGACCGTGTCGGTGTACGGCACGGAGAGCGTCTTCGTGGACGGGGACGACACCCCCTGGTCCAAGTCCTTCCTGGCCTCCGCCTACGCCAGCCGGGGCCTCAAGATGCGGTTCACCAGCGGCACGGGCAGCGAGGTGCAGATGGGGGCCGCGGAGGGGCGTTCCATGCTCTACCTGGAAGCCCGGTGCATCCTGGTCACCCGGGGCGCGGGGGTTCAGGGGCTGCAGAACGGCTCCATCTCCTGCATCGGCGTGCCCGGTGCGGTTCCCTCGGGCATCCGGGCGGTGGCGGCGGAGAACCTCATCACCATGGCCCTGGACCTGGAGGTGGCCTCGGGGAACGACCAGACCTTCTCCCACTCCGACCTGCGTCGGGTGGCCCGCACCATCCCCCAGTTCTTCCCCGGCACGGACCTGATCTTCTCGGGCTACTCCGCCACCCCCAACTACGACAACATGTTCGCCGGTTCCAACTGGGACATCGAGGACGTGGACGACTACCTGGCCCTGCAGCGGGACTTCCGGGTGGACGGGGGCCTCAAGCCCGTGTCGGAGGACGGGGTGGTGGCGGCGCGGAACAAGGCTGCCCGGGCGCTCCAGGCGGTGTTCGACGAGCTGGGCTTCCCCCCCATCACCGACGAGGAGGTGGAGGCGGCCACCTACGCCAACGGGAGCCGGGACGTGGGCACCCGAAACGTGCCCGAGGACCTCAAGGGCGCGGAGCGCCTCATGGCGGAGGGGGTCACGGGGGTGGACATCGCCCGGATTCTCGCCAAGCGCGGTTTCCGGGACGTGGCGGAGTCCCTGATCATGATGATGCGGCAGCGCGTTTCGGGGGACTACCTACAGACCTCCGCCTGGATCGGGTCGGACGGCACGGTGCACAGCGCCGTGAACGACCCGAACACCTACGAAGGTCCCGGTACGGGCTACCAGCTCACGGCGGAACGCTGGAACGAGATCAAGGCGATCCCCTGGGCGGTCAACCCCGAGGACATCTAGGCAAGGGGGGAGATACCTGTGCAGATCAACCGTGAACTGGTGGAGAAGGTCGTCGCCGAGGTGATCGCGGAGGTTCTGGGCTCTCAGTCCGGTTCCGCCCCGACCCCGACGCCTCGGGAGGAAGCCTCGGGGGTGGCGTTTGCGGAGAGCGGGAGGGCGGTCAAGGGGACGGACCCGAAGGAAGTGGTCCTGGCCCTGACCCCCGCCTTCGGCACCACCTTCAGCAAGACCATCGTGGACGTGCCCCATGCGGAGGTGCTTCGTCAGATCTTCGCGGGGGTGGAGGAAGAGGGGCTGAAGATCCGGGTGGTGCGGGTCTACCACACCGCCGACGTGGCCTTCATGGCCCACCAGGCGGCGAAGCTCTCCGGGTCGGGCATCGGCATCGGGGTGCTCTCCCGGGGGACGTCGGTGATCCACCAGAAGGACCTGGCTCCCCTGAGCAACCTGGAGCTGTTCCCCCAGTCCCCCCTGCTGGACGCCATGACCTTCCGGGCTATCGGCAAGAACGCCGCGAAGTACGCCAAGTCGGAGCAGCCCACGCCGGTGCCCACGAAGAACGATCCCATGGCCCGGCCCCGGTATCAGGGGCTGGCGGCGCTGCTCCACAACAAGGAAGCCCGCTTCCTCGACCGGACCAAGGCTCCGGTGGAGGTCAAGGTCACCTTCGAAGGATAGGGAGGGGACGAGATGGCCCAGATCAATGAGCAACTGGTGGCGCAACTGGTGAGGCAGGTCCTCCAGAACATGGACGGATCCGCCCCGAATCCCGCCGCCCCGGAGGCGGCCCGGTCCGGTCCGGGGGTCACCGCGGCGGACTACCCCCTGGGGAGCAAGCGGCCGGATCTCCTGAAGAGCCCCCGGGGCATTCCCTTCCAGGAGCTGACCCTGGAGGCGGTGGAGAGCGGCAAGGCCACCTTCGAGGACTTTCGCATCACCCCGGACGCCCTGGAGATGCAGGCCCGGATCGCCGAGAGCGCCGGGCGTCCCCAGATCGCCCGGAACCTGCGGCGGGCGGCGGAGCTGACCCGGGTGCCCGACGAGCGCATCCTCCAGATCTACAACGCCATGAGGCCCCACCGGTCCACCCGGGAGGAGATGGAGGCCATCGCCCGGGAGCTGGAGGAGACCTACGCCGCGAAGGTGTGCGCCGGCTTCGTCCGGGAGGCCGCGGAGGTCTACGGGCGGCGGAAGCTGCTGCGGGGAGACCTCCCCTCCTCGGACTAGGGGGGGTTCCATGTCCCTCGTCGCGGGCATCGACATCGGCAACGCCACCACGGAGGTGGCCCTGGCCCGGGTGGAGGGGAAGGAGATCACCTTCCTCTCCACGGGCATCTCCGCCACCACGGGCATCAAGGGAACCCTGCAGAACCTGTCGGGGCTGCGCCAGTCCCTGGGCATGGCCCTGGAACGGGCGGGGTTCCGGCGGGACCAGTGGGGGGTGGTGGACGTGATCCGCCTCAACCGGGCGGCCCCGGTGATCGGGGACGTGGCCATGGAGACCGTCACGGAGACGGTGGTGACGGAGTCCACCATGATCGGCCACAACCCCTCCACCCCCGGAGGTCTGGGGGTGGGTCGGGGGCGCACGGTGCCCTTCGAGGCCCTGCCCTCCCTTCGTCCCGGGGATCCGGTGATCCCCGTGATCCCCCGGTCCGTGGACTTCACCCGGGCCGCCGGGGGGATCGCCGAGGCCCTGGGGCGGGGGGTGGAGGTGGCGGGGGCCATCTGCCAGGCCGACGACGGGGTGCTCATCGTGAACCGGCTTCCCGTGGGCATCCCCATCGTGGACGAGGTGTCCGCGGTGGATCGGGTCCCCCTGGACATGAAATGTTGCGTGGAAGTGGCCCCTCCGGGGCGGGTGGTGGAACTGCTCTCCAACCCCTACGACATCGCCACCCTCTTCGACCTCTCCCCGGAGGAGACCCGGCAGATCGTGCCGGTGGCCCGGGCCCTGGTGGGCAACCGCTCCGCCGTGGTGGTCCGCACCCCCCTGGGGGAGGTGCGGGAGCGACGCATCCCCGCGGGGGAGCTGTACATCCAGGGCCCGGGGGGCAAGCGGACCGTGAACGTGGAGGACGGGGCCGAGGCCATCCAGACGACGGTGGCCGCGTCGGCCCCGGTGGAGAACATCTTCGGCCAGCCGGGCACCCACGTGGGAGGCATGATGGAACGGGTCCGGCGCACCATGTCGGACCTCACGGGCATCCCCCTGGGAGAGGTCTCCATCCGGGACCTCCTGGCGGTGGACACCCTGGTTCCCCAGAAGGTGGTGGGGGGGGTGGCGGGGGAGTTCTCCCTGGAATCCGGCGTGGCCCTGGCGGTGATGGTGAAGACCGAGGAGCTGCCCATGCAGCGCCTGGCGGAGGCGGTGAGCGCGGACCTGGGGGTCCCGGTGGAGGTGGGGGGCGTGGAGGCGGACATGGCCATCCGGGGAGCCCTCACCACCCCGGGGACGAAACGCCCCCTGGCGGTGCTGGACCTGGGGGCGGGGAGCAGCGACGCCTCCTTCATGAAAGAGGACGGAACCGTGGACCTGGTGCACCTGGCGGGGGCGGGGAACATGGTGAACACCATCCTCGCCAGCGAGCTGGGCATCGAGGACCCGGACCTGGCGGAATCCATCAAGCGGTATCCCCTGTGCAAGGCGGAGAGCGCCTTCCACATCCGGCAGGAGGACGGGACGGTGCGGTTCTTCGACGCCCCCCTGGACCCCCAGGTGTTCGGCCGGGTGGCGCTGCTCCACGAGAACGACCTGCTTCAGCCCATCCCCCTGCCCGTGACCCTGGAGAAGGTCCGGGCGGCGCGGCGCAAGGCCAAGAAGGAGGTCTTCGTGACCAACGCCCTCCGGGCCCTGGAACAGGTGGCCCCGGCGGGGAACGTGCGGATGCTGGACCACGTGGTCCTGGTGGGGGGCTCGGCGTCGGACTTCGAGGTGCCCACCCTGATCACCGAGGCCCTCTCCCGCTACGGCATCGTGGCGGGACGGGGGAACATCCGGGGCAAGGAAGGCCCCCGGAACGCCGTCGCCACGGG
The sequence above is drawn from the Aminomonas paucivorans DSM 12260 genome and encodes:
- a CDS encoding propanediol/glycerol family dehydratase large subunit, with the translated sequence MAQAKRSKRFEILENRPVHKDGFIGEWVDVGLIAMDSPNDPKPSIRIEGGKVMEMDGRTRDQFDMIEQFVADYALDTAVAVEAMGKSCQELARMLVDINVPRREVRRLFGGLTPAKLAGVLSVMNIVEIMMAMQKMRCRQTPANQAHVTSAKDHPVLLAADAAEAALRGFVEIETTVGVVRYAPFNALALLVGGQVGRPGTLSQDALEEAFELQIGMRGLTAYAETVSVYGTESVFVDGDDTPWSKSFLASAYASRGLKMRFTSGTGSEVQMGAAEGRSMLYLEARCILVTRGAGVQGLQNGSISCIGVPGAVPSGIRAVAAENLITMALDLEVASGNDQTFSHSDLRRVARTIPQFFPGTDLIFSGYSATPNYDNMFAGSNWDIEDVDDYLALQRDFRVDGGLKPVSEDGVVAARNKAARALQAVFDELGFPPITDEEVEAATYANGSRDVGTRNVPEDLKGAERLMAEGVTGVDIARILAKRGFRDVAESLIMMMRQRVSGDYLQTSAWIGSDGTVHSAVNDPNTYEGPGTGYQLTAERWNEIKAIPWAVNPEDI
- a CDS encoding diol dehydratase small subunit, which encodes MAQINEQLVAQLVRQVLQNMDGSAPNPAAPEAARSGPGVTAADYPLGSKRPDLLKSPRGIPFQELTLEAVESGKATFEDFRITPDALEMQARIAESAGRPQIARNLRRAAELTRVPDERILQIYNAMRPHRSTREEMEAIARELEETYAAKVCAGFVREAAEVYGRRKLLRGDLPSSD
- a CDS encoding BMC domain-containing protein; its protein translation is MGEGKQRIVQEYVPGKQVTLAHLIRRPRPDLCERLGVDHPGAVGIMTITPGEGAIIAADAAGKAADVHVEFVDRFTGCLMFTGEVSSVETGLVGAVSVLESVLGFVPAPITRT
- a CDS encoding sensor histidine kinase, coding for MNVLNGDPAFPVSPDSSGGSWNDPLLLLWKEEEGGGLTPGSLAWWEQVAEIARLQEIQDRFAKIMKVGAIITTTDGIPVTQPSNFTPFCLAIREFPEGRCRCYESDAAGGRRSREVGRTFAYRCPHGLLDMASPIIVEGGMVGVLLCGQVLLERYSTSEVEGIAQRDWAFAPGRLADPLIDLFLHVPVVDHHAVRDSMDLLHLVASHIVGLCERHLTERRLLQKGISLIQEQRHKEALERSLKLSQVKALRSQLNPHFMFNTLNSIARLALFENAPRTQDLTVHLAEYLRYVLHRQAHGELVPLRMELDCIRRYLAIYGVRFGDRLRARIEAGEGTEELLVPFMLLQPLVENALSHGIEPLPQGGEILIRTALERGFLVVEVADDGVGFDAEGAHRGVGMANVEERLRLHYGEAARFEVDSAFGHGTRIRVVLPPRRGGW
- the pduB gene encoding propanediol utilization microcompartment protein PduB, producing the protein MEQDVMKKVMDEVMKRFASEIPVEAPKPAVEAACVPAGVTEFIGTARGHTIGLVIANVEPRLHEKMGIDKRFRSIGIISDRIGAGPQIMAADEAVKATNTEIVSVELPRDTEGGAGHGCLIVFGAEDVSDARRAVEVTLKDLDRTFGDVWGNEVGYLELQYTARASYCLNKALGAPLGRAFGLILGAPAGIGLVMCDTALKAAEVEPFAYCSPSKGTSLTNECFIMVTGDSGAVRQSIISAREVGLKLLHSMGGKPQTSTVSYI
- a CDS encoding propanediol/glycerol family dehydratase medium subunit, whose amino-acid sequence is MQINRELVEKVVAEVIAEVLGSQSGSAPTPTPREEASGVAFAESGRAVKGTDPKEVVLALTPAFGTTFSKTIVDVPHAEVLRQIFAGVEEEGLKIRVVRVYHTADVAFMAHQAAKLSGSGIGIGVLSRGTSVIHQKDLAPLSNLELFPQSPLLDAMTFRAIGKNAAKYAKSEQPTPVPTKNDPMARPRYQGLAALLHNKEARFLDRTKAPVEVKVTFEG
- a CDS encoding BMC domain-containing protein, with protein sequence MNGEALGLIETRGLVGAIEAADAMVKAANVHLMGYEKIGSGYVTVMVRGDVGAVKAATDAGAAAAKKVGEIVSIHVIPRPHSDTEKILPKLG
- a CDS encoding diol dehydratase reactivase subunit alpha, which codes for MSLVAGIDIGNATTEVALARVEGKEITFLSTGISATTGIKGTLQNLSGLRQSLGMALERAGFRRDQWGVVDVIRLNRAAPVIGDVAMETVTETVVTESTMIGHNPSTPGGLGVGRGRTVPFEALPSLRPGDPVIPVIPRSVDFTRAAGGIAEALGRGVEVAGAICQADDGVLIVNRLPVGIPIVDEVSAVDRVPLDMKCCVEVAPPGRVVELLSNPYDIATLFDLSPEETRQIVPVARALVGNRSAVVVRTPLGEVRERRIPAGELYIQGPGGKRTVNVEDGAEAIQTTVAASAPVENIFGQPGTHVGGMMERVRRTMSDLTGIPLGEVSIRDLLAVDTLVPQKVVGGVAGEFSLESGVALAVMVKTEELPMQRLAEAVSADLGVPVEVGGVEADMAIRGALTTPGTKRPLAVLDLGAGSSDASFMKEDGTVDLVHLAGAGNMVNTILASELGIEDPDLAESIKRYPLCKAESAFHIRQEDGTVRFFDAPLDPQVFGRVALLHENDLLQPIPLPVTLEKVRAARRKAKKEVFVTNALRALEQVAPAGNVRMLDHVVLVGGSASDFEVPTLITEALSRYGIVAGRGNIRGKEGPRNAVATGLVLSAAG
- a CDS encoding EutP/PduV family microcompartment system protein — protein: MAVGPAGAGKTTLLAALGLTEGRVRKTEMVTFSAFAIDTPGELLDNPRLYHAILMNATKARVVLFLADGTRDSRYPPGLARSIRAPVLGVVTKSDEATAEGVRRAREVLLRAGAREVRRCSSVTGEGLREMKERIEELLEEGCSR